The stretch of DNA GGGACCAATTTCTACAAACGCGGATAGACGCGGCAGGGGTACCGGGGCTGGAAGAAGGAGGGCAGTGCTGGAATCGGGCAGAAGAATGGTAGCGCAGACACCGGATTTCGGGCAGAAGCCGAAGTCGAGGATTCGGCTCAAAGCAAGGAGGAGAAAGTGAAGGAATTCAAAGGAAGTTTTGATGCAAAAGGAAAGAAGTTTGCAATCGTGGCGAGCAGGTTCAATGAACTTCTTTCTCAGCGGTTGGTTGAAGCTGCGCTGGACTGTCTGACGAGACACGGGTCGCGAACCGAAGATGTGGAGCTTTTCTGGACCCCTGGCGCATTCGAGATCCCGCTTGTTGCGATGAAATTGGCAAAGAGCAGGGCATATGATGCCGTGATCGCCCTTGGCGCAGTCGTAAGAGGGGGGACCCCTCATTTTGAATACATCGCCTCACAGTCAGCGAAGGGAATAGCTGAAGTAAACCTGGAAACCGGAGTGCCTGTAAGTTTCGGGATCATCACGGCGGATACGCTTGAGCAAGCTCTTGAGCGAGCTGGAACAAAGGCAGGGAACAAAGGCTTTGATGCCGCAATTTCTGCAATCGAAATGGCGAATCTTGTGGGGCAGATCGACAGGAAGAAGAAGTGAAGCTCTCTTTCTTTGACAAACTCAAATCGGGACTTTCGAAGACGAGAGACGGCATCCTTTCAGGATTAGACGCACTCAAGGGTGCTGAAGGGCGGCTCAGTGACGAGGTTCTGACTGCGATAGAAGAGTCTCTCATCCGGGCTGATATCGGTCCCAAAACAAGTGAGAAGCTCATCGCAAAGGTGAAGGAGGACGGGGCAAAGAACGTGAGCGTTGAGTCCTTCAAGGGGATCCTTCGGGA from Candidatus Eisenbacteria bacterium encodes:
- the ribE gene encoding 6,7-dimethyl-8-ribityllumazine synthase, with amino-acid sequence MKEFKGSFDAKGKKFAIVASRFNELLSQRLVEAALDCLTRHGSRTEDVELFWTPGAFEIPLVAMKLAKSRAYDAVIALGAVVRGGTPHFEYIASQSAKGIAEVNLETGVPVSFGIITADTLEQALERAGTKAGNKGFDAAISAIEMANLVGQIDRKKK